The proteins below come from a single Chloroflexota bacterium genomic window:
- a CDS encoding type II toxin-antitoxin system PemK/MazF family toxin — protein MVIEQGDIWWAELPEPAGSEPGYRRPVIVVQSNDFNRSRIRTIVCVALTSNVALAEAPGNVFMPSSLTGLQRDSVANVSQVVTLDRGFLTERVGQLDSDLLEGILDGIELVIGRGQYSGV, from the coding sequence ATGGTGATTGAGCAGGGTGACATTTGGTGGGCAGAATTACCAGAACCGGCAGGATCTGAGCCTGGCTACCGACGGCCAGTCATCGTTGTTCAAAGCAATGATTTCAATCGGAGTCGTATCCGCACAATTGTTTGTGTAGCACTCACTTCAAATGTAGCGCTGGCGGAAGCGCCAGGCAATGTTTTTATGCCCAGCAGCCTGACTGGCTTGCAACGCGATTCTGTTGCGAACGTATCGCAGGTTGTCACTCTTGATCGAGGCTTTCTTACCGAGCGTGTTGGCCAGCTTGACTCCGATTTGCTGGAAGGAATTTTGGATGGCATAGAACTTGTCATAGGTCGGGGCCAATATTCAGGAGTTTAA